One region of Mus musculus strain C57BL/6J chromosome 15, GRCm38.p6 C57BL/6J genomic DNA includes:
- the C1qtnf3 gene encoding complement C1q tumor necrosis factor-related protein 3 isoform 2 precursor (isoform 2 precursor is encoded by transcript variant 2), whose protein sequence is MLGRQRIWWHLLPLLFLPFCLCQDEYMESPQAGGLPPDCSKCCHGDYGFRGYQGPPGPPGPPGIPGNHGNNGNNGATGHEGAKGEKGDKGDLGPRGERGQHGPKGEKGYPGVPPELQIAFMASLATHFSNQNSGIIFSSVETNIGNFFDVMTGRFGAPVSGVYFFTFSMMKHEDVEEVYVYLMHNGNTVFSMYSYETKGKSDTSSNHAVLKLAKGDEVWLRMGNGALHGDHQRFSTFAGFLLFETK, encoded by the exons ATGCTCGGGAGGCAGCGCATCTGGTGGCACCTGCTGCCTTTGCTTTTCCTCCCATTTTGCCTGTGTCAAGATGAATACATGGAG tctccACAAGCTGGAGGACTGCCCCCAGACTGCAGCAAGTGTTGCCATGGAGATTATGGATTTCGTGGTTACCAAGGGCCCCCTGGACCTCCAGGTCCTCCTGGCATTCCAG gaaACCATGGAAACAATGGGAACAATGGAGCTACTGGCCATGAAGGGGCCAAAGGTGAGAAAGGAGACAAAGGCGACCTAGGCCCTCGAGGAGAACGGGGGCAGCATGGCCCCAAAGGAGAGAAAGGCTACCCAGGGGTGCCACCAGAACTGCAG ATTGCATTCATGGCTTCTCTAGCAACTCACTTCAGCAATCAGAACAGTGGCATTATCTTCAGCAGTGTTGAGACCAACATTGGAAACTTCTTCGATGTCATGACTGGGAGATTTGGGGCCCCCGTATCAG GTGTGTATTTCTTCACCTTCAGCATGATGAAGCATGAGGACGTAGAGGAAGTGTATGTGTACCTTATGCACAACGGCAACACAGTCTTCAGCATGTACAG cTATGAAACAAAGGGAAAATCAGATACATCCAGCAACCATGCAGTGCTGAAGTTGGCCAAAGGAGATGAAGTCTGGCTAAGAATGGGCAACGGTGCCCTCCACGGGGACCACCAGCGCTTCTCCACCTTCGCAGGCTTTCTGCTCTTTGAAACTAAGTGA
- the C1qtnf3 gene encoding complement C1q tumor necrosis factor-related protein 3 isoform 1 precursor (isoform 1 precursor is encoded by transcript variant 1), with the protein MLGRQRIWWHLLPLLFLPFCLCQDEYMEVSRRANKAVARIVQSHQQTGRSGSRREKVREQSQAKTGTVDNNTSTDLKPLRPEALPHPEVEDLAQINPFWGQSPQAGGLPPDCSKCCHGDYGFRGYQGPPGPPGPPGIPGNHGNNGNNGATGHEGAKGEKGDKGDLGPRGERGQHGPKGEKGYPGVPPELQIAFMASLATHFSNQNSGIIFSSVETNIGNFFDVMTGRFGAPVSGVYFFTFSMMKHEDVEEVYVYLMHNGNTVFSMYSYETKGKSDTSSNHAVLKLAKGDEVWLRMGNGALHGDHQRFSTFAGFLLFETK; encoded by the exons ATGCTCGGGAGGCAGCGCATCTGGTGGCACCTGCTGCCTTTGCTTTTCCTCCCATTTTGCCTGTGTCAAGATGAATACATGGAGGTGAGCAGAAGAGCTAATAAAGCGGTGGCCAGGATAGTGCAGAGCCACCAGCAGACTGGCCGTAGCGGCTCCAGgagggagaaagtgagagagcAGAGCCAAGCTAAAACTGGGACTGTGGATAATAACACTTCTACAGACCTAAAACCCCTGAGACCAGAGGCGCTTCCGCACCCTGAGGTAGAGGACCTAGCCCAGATCAACCCATTCTGGGGCCAG tctccACAAGCTGGAGGACTGCCCCCAGACTGCAGCAAGTGTTGCCATGGAGATTATGGATTTCGTGGTTACCAAGGGCCCCCTGGACCTCCAGGTCCTCCTGGCATTCCAG gaaACCATGGAAACAATGGGAACAATGGAGCTACTGGCCATGAAGGGGCCAAAGGTGAGAAAGGAGACAAAGGCGACCTAGGCCCTCGAGGAGAACGGGGGCAGCATGGCCCCAAAGGAGAGAAAGGCTACCCAGGGGTGCCACCAGAACTGCAG ATTGCATTCATGGCTTCTCTAGCAACTCACTTCAGCAATCAGAACAGTGGCATTATCTTCAGCAGTGTTGAGACCAACATTGGAAACTTCTTCGATGTCATGACTGGGAGATTTGGGGCCCCCGTATCAG GTGTGTATTTCTTCACCTTCAGCATGATGAAGCATGAGGACGTAGAGGAAGTGTATGTGTACCTTATGCACAACGGCAACACAGTCTTCAGCATGTACAG cTATGAAACAAAGGGAAAATCAGATACATCCAGCAACCATGCAGTGCTGAAGTTGGCCAAAGGAGATGAAGTCTGGCTAAGAATGGGCAACGGTGCCCTCCACGGGGACCACCAGCGCTTCTCCACCTTCGCAGGCTTTCTGCTCTTTGAAACTAAGTGA